In Erigeron canadensis isolate Cc75 chromosome 8, C_canadensis_v1, whole genome shotgun sequence, the DNA window TTTATATTCacgcaaaaagatatatatatatatatagtgttaatgaaaagttattttgagaacctttttttttatgagaacctttgagaactctTCAAATCAAGCTCGaccgatgattattttttacatgaaaattgttttttgattgtttataagataacttatgtgtaattttgaagtttataattgtgtggaggcatggattatcatccgttatacaatcaTGTGaaaatttggattcttgatcacatgtgcacgaatattgctatgattacatgtgattgacttgcatacatgtgatcatagcaatatttgtgcacttgtgatcaagaatccaaatctccacataattgtataacgaatgataatccatgctccacacaattataaatttcaaaattacacataagttattcagaaaacaatcaaaaaacaattttcatgtaaagaacaatcatcggttagacttgatttgaaaagttctcaaaggttctcgcaaaaaaaagggttcttaaaataactttaccctatagtgttatatatatcatctaaaggttgATATAAAAACCGtaggttatctcgaggaatttccgcacctcgacatatccttaagtcgatctcAGTTCGATAGAAGTACAAGACCCGGGGGACTTAcaaaacgtgcacgtgtcatggcaacttacaaagtctagtgaactagataaacaagccatgtaatcatcaCATTTCACATCTACACATGCACATATACTTATCATCTATCATTGCATATAATAGTTCGAACATGTATCGTAAgtcattactatatatatacaattgcGGTCGCCTTATCTACAGCAAAGCAGCCAGGCAGGCTGCTGATTCAGCAGCATGCTTGCCtgcttgaattttttttttaattcgttttttaatcaaattttgtttttctaacttttgtcatgaaagtttcattctttttactttttaacacATAAATTTGCTAAAGTTTTCGCTCTTCTATTTTTTGCCACATCTCTTGCATTTATTCTACTTTTTTTACGAAAGTTTTGTTACTTGTGATTATTCTACTTTTTtcacgaaagttttgttttatttacctagcttttatacttttaattttgtaacttttgtcacgaaaatttcattcgcttactttttaccacataactttcggtttttaaatttttgtcaCGAAAggttcattttattttgttattgcACATAAGTTTGAACGACATGAATGCTTcatcttttttacttttcaccacataacttttagATCAGTTCTAACTTTTCTCAACGAAATAACTTTTAGTCTTCGCGGCATAACTTTCAATTTTGTAACATTTGTCAAGAAAACTTCATTTTCCTTACTTTTGACCATAtaacttttagatttttttcctttgtcaacaaagtttcatattgttaactttttaccacataattttaaaattttcaacttcagccaccaaagttttattttctttacctTTTACCACataaattttcactttttaacttttgtcacacaagtttcattttataaaacttttgcCACATGTGTAGATGTTaggtaatgtctcccggggcaacgcccgggtacaAAAACCTAGTTGCATACTATCTTtcatctcatatcatatatcattgcatatcatctatcatctcatgtcgcatatcattgcatatcatCTATCGTctcatatcgtatatcattgaATATCATCtatctcatatcatatattattaCATATCAATTATCATCTCGTATCATATATCATTACAAATCATATTTCATAACATCTCAAAGCAattcatagcatttcatagcatctcatctcaaaacatatcatctcatatcattggggtagcatttcaggcttcactATTCATCTACATAGCTCATATCACCTTTCGTATAATCctgaatacccataagcaaacacgatatcatttggggaagttattatatgaaaactatgtttgttgaaccctcagcgtgtcaaagttgTGTATCTTACCTTGGCACAGCTTACCAACGAGTTATGAGTATCTTatagtgcttgctaagtgctctCGACAACCTAGAACGAGTATAAATGAATCATAAGTCTACTAGACACTTAAACACACCTTAGACCTTTCTGTTGTTTGATCTCGTCGAGGGGAAAAGTGACCTCGTCAAGATTAAACTTCAGACCCATACTAGCTATACTGATTTCGCCGAGGGGGGAAAGTGCCCTCGCCGAGACTGATGACTAGATTAGCAATTTCCATCTTTAACCTAATTCGACTCCCATTCAACTTTAACACAACTCCAGGccttatgaacatcaaatacacttaaaataagaccaaaatcactcattgaaaacaccaattgATCCTTAAATCAATTACCATCGTCATACAATCGATTAATCACGCGTATGACCCGAAATCATTAACGGATTGTAATTAAACCAACCCAAACCCTAAGACCAGATTTAAATCTAGTTAATTGACTCATAACATCCAAAATCAAAGGGAAATCATCTATATTACCGGTAGGTGATCAAGAGGATAAGGATTCTTGATAAAACTTGCCTGAAACACCAATGAACGAAAAGATTTGATGAAAGATTGCTACGGAATAGGGAAGGAGGCGGCTTGGGGTTTCGGACACATGTATATTCATACAGACAGGTACTAGTTGTAGAACCATATAATAGTATATTAACTCCAATAAATTTGGGGCAAAACGACAGCATATCCTTgttgttttcaaaaatttcgaTTTCTTCTTTGTCAAAAAAACACGAATACATACTTCAATGTCATCACCATTGAAAGTATCGGTCGAGGAAATAAGTATTCATGCCTGTAGCGTTGTATCCACGGGCTTCCCCATCAGAAATCTAATTTGTTATAAGTTAACCACATGCTTTGATTTTGTGAATTTGGCAGCCTGTTCCAAACGGCATTGTTCGAGTAGAACATAAGGAGTGGTATATACTCGTGTACAGAAAGTTGATCATTTGAGGAAGGGAtgtgatctgtacaccaccagTTTTTTTGCGATACACCACCAAATATGCATTATTgtgttgtacagtacaacacTGTAAAGCACAGTTAGTGGTGTATCGCCAGAAATTAGTGGTGTACAGATCGCTTCCCTTTGAGGAAAGATTGTTTAAGTATCGAGATGGGAAGGTGTTGGCCGGGGAGAGGATTGTTTGATTGCTTTTCGTGCTTGGAGTTGACTTTTTCTTGATCTTAGAAGCCTCGAAATAAACATCATTTACTTGTTCTTGACTATTAGCAAAGTTATGTTAGCCTTACGTGCCCCTTAATGTCAATAGAATATGATTTGCttaagtttttatttgattAGAAATTGGGGAATTATAAACTTATCatggtttttcttttattatttatattaccaTAAAACTTTGAAAGCATAGTATACAAAAACCTGACACTTCACCAACCTGGTCAAGCAGCCCATTTTGCAAATGTCACGTCATCATCATCagtaatattattatgtataaaaacataatattgaattaaataaaaattgcaACAATTAAATTTGGGTCGAGAAAAATTGCAACAAACAATGAGTTTTAGAGTGGTTACCACTGTACACTTCCCACCAAACCTGCCAAACACAGCACTCAAAGCTAAACTAGAAATGAGGGCGGGGATTGTCGGGGATCTCAATCCCATCCCCATATCCGTTTTTCAGTTGTAATCCCCATCCCCGTCCCCGATCCTGTCgagtaattaaattacattctCATACCCGTCCCATCGGATATCAGGAATCCCCGTCGGGTATCAGAGATAGCTTTTTTGAATGAACATGAATTTatcttaataaacaaatattatgttaaataaatgatttatataacacataaaaataaacaaaagaattaaacttaaaattgattttagaatataaataagaacttaaagtcattctaataaatatatacattattttcGGGTTTAGGTATGGGGATTTACAGTTTCCCATCCTTGTCCCCATTTCCATCGGGGATTAGATTTACATCCCCATACTCGTCCCCGATCAACTCCGGGATTTCCCGATCAAATCGGGTGCGGATATCAGGTTCCCTAGCAGGTACGGGTATTTTTGTCATCTCTAAGCTAAACTTAGTCCTTCAGCACTCAATTCAAAATGAAGGCATTCAGCAACAGAACAAAACAACCACAGCCATCAATGCAAAAGTGACCAGCCTATAGCATAAAAACATTCTAAACCAACCAAAATTAAAAAGTACCCATATAAAAAGCATAACATACTCTATCCATAGAAGACCATAAATGTAAAATGTCTTAAACAACATGCCATACATTCATAACTATCAAACTTCAGCCACAGAACAATCTTGGTCCAGCATTAATCCATACAGATTTCCACTTGTAAACACAGCTCCGCTGACTCAGATCACAGCCTTCTTCCTCTTCTACCACCCTTTCTACGGGTGCTGTCAGTTGGAATCGGTGTGACATCCTCTGCAATAAGATAAACAAAAGCATTAACCATTTTATTAACACCTTGTACAAAAAGCAGAATGCTTTTAGAAAAGCGATACATTTTGACAGATCACGCATGGTGTTGATTGTATacatgaaatttttatttactaaaCAAAAGGATAACATTATGTATAAACAGCTTAGTTTGGGTACTTGAATCAATTGTCCAAAATAAAAGCATCTGCCAAATTTACAATGTTCCTCGGAGAAAAAAAGCACAATGGTAAAAATAATGGTAacttattattttgaatataaaaaaagaaaaataaacagtTACCCTTactattaaataaatgtaaattgaAAAGGCTTTAGGTTTTTACCTATGCGCCCAATTTTCATGCCAGAACGAGCAAGAGCTCTAAGAGCAGACTGGGCACCTGGACCAGGTGACTTGGTCTTGTTACCACCAGTAGCCCGCAACTTTATGTGGAGAGAATTAATGCCAAGTTCCTGTAACCAAAACCAATAAGATTGAACATGATGTAAAGAAACAATACAGCCACTAACCAACACATATCTCATTGTCAGGCATATACATGAAGCAACAGAAAAATGTGACATTACTACTGCTATTGTCTTTGATAGACACTAGATGATAGAAAAATATACGAACCTTGCATCGATTGGAGACATCTTGTGCAGCAAGCATGGCTGCATAAGGAGACGACTCGTCCCTGTCAGCCTTTACCTTCATCCCGCCtaaattagataaataaaagtAGATACGGAGAAAATTAGAAGGCAACTTCCATTACATCAAAACTTCtgatatttatcttttattgtaCAGATTAATAGATCTAATCTGTCTCGCTAGAGACATCCATCAGGTTTCTTCTAGCAATTACAACTTAAGGTTTACAGCATATACTCTACTCATCTCATTTCAATTGTCTGACAACATAAAGAAAACTAACATATTTGCCACTGTGGATTTACAGTATATACTCTATTCATCTCGTTTTAATTGTCTGTCAACATAAAGAAAAGCGGCAAACTAACATATTTGCGACTGACAAGACACTTAGTTAATCAAATCTCAGATTTGTCctaattttaaatatgtaatTGGCTCGTAATGTtgtaaaaatgataaataactGATAGAATAATACCTAAAGGGTGATTTTAAAACAGAAAATAGTAACATGGAGAATAAAAACAGAACGATGAGAGTAGTAACACAATGCATGCATTTGTTAGTATTTCCAATCCTCTGTATGTATTAAAACCTTTTTCAGTACAGAAGTTTCAGTGTTTGTGTACATCTCAGTATGTCAAATTTGATTGCTTTCTCACAAGTGTTTCATGGGTGTTTTGTATACAATGATGTTAGCAATTGCATAGGCTGCTAACTTGAAAATCTTTTATACAGTGTTCTCATTTTAGCGATTGTTGCTTGTACCCTTTAACCTAATAATGGATATATAAGCCATATTGCACTTGACTAAACATAAATGACATCAACAGTCATATTGCTTGAAAAATGCTCAATTTATATTTCCCAATCAACTGAAATAACTTGATTGTAGACGG includes these proteins:
- the LOC122579360 gene encoding 40S ribosomal protein S14-3 — protein: MSKRKVREPKEENVTLGPATREGELVFGVAHIFASFNDTFIHVTDISGRETLVRITGGMKVKADRDESSPYAAMLAAQDVSNRCKELGINSLHIKLRATGGNKTKSPGPGAQSALRALARSGMKIGRIEDVTPIPTDSTRRKGGRRGRRL